ACAAACCGTCGCCGACGATTTTATGCCGCCGATCAGCCAGGAGATCGGGCTGTTTCTGCGCGAGCAGCGCCTGGGGGTCGATTTGGATACCTCCCTGGCCAATGTCGAGAAGCGTATCCCGATACCCGAGATGACCATGTTTACCTCGGCTGTGCGGATTTCGCGCGATATCGGCGGCAATCTGGCCGAGACACTGGAGAAGCTGGCCGACACCCTGCGTCGCAAGCAGGATATGGATGGCAAGATCAAAAGTCTCACCGCACAGGGCAAGATGCAGGGCATGGTCATGAGCTTCTTGCCCGTGTTTCTGGTGCTTATCCTGCTCAAGCTGCAGCCGGAGGCGATGAGCAAGCTGTTTACCACGCGTATCGGATGGGCGGTGCTTGGCGTGGCCATCACGATGGAGTTGCTGGGTTACCTGGCCATCCGCAAGATCACGCGTATCGATATATGATCCCACTCGTCGGCCAAGCCAGTTATTACCTGTTCGGTCTGATGGTTTTTCTGGCCGTTCTGTCAATGCTGGCGCTGGTATATGGATTTTCGCCCAATGTCCCCAGGGAAGACAGGACGTATATGGATCCGTTGCCACCCATGCTGCGTCCGCTCTGGCCATTCGTCCAGGTCATCGCCTATTACGTCTGCTCCCGCCTGAGCGCACGTCTTCTTTCCCGGACGGAAGATCGTCTGATTCGCAATGGCGCGGGCTACATGTTTCATGCCGAGCAGTTCATCGCCCTGCGGCTCCTGGGCGCGTTGCTTGGGTTCATGTTG
The nucleotide sequence above comes from Gammaproteobacteria bacterium. Encoded proteins:
- a CDS encoding type II secretion system F family protein, which codes for MQIDTERLFYANIALLVILPPIIWLLADNIVIGLLTFVALLFIPRMAYNQLRKRRLTMIERQLPDAYIAIANAMRSGASFAIAVQTVADDFMPPISQEIGLFLREQRLGVDLDTSLANVEKRIPIPEMTMFTSAVRISRDIGGNLAETLEKLADTLRRKQDMDGKIKSLTAQGKMQGMVMSFLPVFLVLILLKLQPEAMSKLFTTRIGWAVLGVAITMELLGYLAIRKITRIDI